A genomic window from Helicobacter suis HS1 includes:
- the pheS gene encoding phenylalanine--tRNA ligase subunit alpha — MYAKGKSLQNLKDQLEYLKKVDSLKDLEDLRLKILGKKGILAQAFSDLKSLDPEAKGKQAAKLNQFKESFITLHARKKQELQALELEERLFSEKLDPSLAHTHFSASLGHPLNYTKERIIAHFIQRGFKLHLGKLIEDDFYNFSALNIPPHHPARAMQDTFYFKDAKLLRTHTSPAQIHAMQSQNPPLKMIAIGHTFRRDHDTTHTPMFSQVEGLVVDKGVHFGHLKHILEEFLQAFFGEIKVRWRASFFPFTEPSAEVDISCVFCKQKGCKVCKQSGWLEVLGAGCVHPAVFKNVGLKNVSGYAFGLGIERLAMLSCGINDLRSFFETDLRFLKAF; from the coding sequence ATGTACGCTAAAGGAAAGTCTTTGCAAAATTTAAAAGACCAACTGGAATATCTTAAAAAGGTTGATTCTCTTAAAGACCTTGAGGATTTGCGCCTAAAGATTTTAGGCAAAAAGGGTATCTTGGCTCAAGCCTTTAGTGATTTAAAAAGCCTTGATCCTGAGGCAAAAGGTAAGCAAGCAGCTAAGCTTAACCAATTTAAAGAAAGCTTTATTACCCTGCATGCTAGAAAAAAGCAAGAGTTACAGGCTTTAGAGTTAGAGGAGAGGTTATTCTCTGAAAAGCTTGATCCTAGCCTAGCTCATACCCATTTTAGCGCAAGTTTAGGCCATCCGCTTAACTACACTAAAGAGCGCATCATCGCCCACTTCATTCAGCGGGGCTTTAAACTCCATTTAGGAAAGCTAATAGAAGATGATTTTTATAATTTTAGCGCGCTAAATATCCCCCCACATCACCCCGCCCGCGCCATGCAAGATACTTTCTATTTTAAAGATGCTAAGCTTTTGCGTACCCATACCTCACCCGCACAAATCCATGCCATGCAAAGTCAAAACCCTCCGCTTAAAATGATTGCCATTGGGCATACTTTCAGGCGCGATCACGACACCACCCACACGCCTATGTTTTCTCAAGTAGAGGGGCTAGTGGTGGATAAAGGGGTGCATTTTGGGCATCTTAAGCATATTTTAGAGGAGTTTTTACAGGCCTTTTTTGGAGAAATTAAGGTGCGTTGGCGCGCAAGCTTCTTTCCCTTTACAGAGCCTAGCGCAGAGGTAGATATTAGCTGTGTCTTTTGCAAACAAAAGGGGTGTAAGGTGTGCAAACAAAGCGGCTGGCTTGAGGTTTTAGGAGCAGGCTGTGTACACCCTGCTGTCTTTAAGAATGTGGGCTTGAAAAATGTTAGCGGGTATGCCTTTGGGCTAGGAATAGAACGGCTTGCTATGCTCTCCTGTGGAATTAATGATTTGCGTAGTTTCTTTGAAACGGATTTGCGCTTTTTAAAGGCTTTTTGA
- the ytpR gene encoding YtpR family tRNA-binding protein → MLLHTAHLDYFLDTKTLDILQLSEDLARVGLEVESICRFNWPQVVVAKVLTKEKHPNAEKLSLCQVDSGSQVLEIVCGAHNVEAGQFVALALEGAYLPAINTHIKPSIIRGVESFGMICSAKELGLPSIYEGILILDDSLHKSPLIPGIALDQLDFFQGALLDIAITPNRGDCLSVLGLAKEIAALYSLKLTLPKIPPLQNPLSLNLPQDLPLVLGYASFKLEKSHLPLEILLTLALQNNLQKNPLSNLLEYTTYLSGVIMHAYPAHISLNIQKDSLGFVRVFDAYKELSNIAISSPQTQDLDCLLEASFLDPNYIATRLHAHNLKHNALTQRTTRGSNPDVGLAFGILQTLLKRFNIPFSLHLRFLSPPLNPKTLEISAVKIAKILGLRLSSKKIQNVLEALGFKVQSQNSSLIVQIPLDRHDITLEEDIAEEVLRFIGLDKIPSTPLLLFEKEINNPHYTRFLFERQLAYKALALQFNEVVHYLFTKKENLEKLGYPTLQEHLDLLNPISSDLNTLRTSLIPGLLEASKRNKNLGFKSIALFELGSVYNAQREEGQSLAFLACGLQITPHYPNPKGTPWDFYSFARTLSQIIGPFDLKPLSTKEYQDHPFLNTTYHPHQSARIFKDGCSLGFLGAIHPAIIQQEDLLEGFIAEINSALLVAKAYQAEAFSKLPTSLRDLTVIVAKDCIFAEIKDKLLKANIAHLQEVFPLDIYPENAHEIALSLRLKIQSQEALNDVAIEEVVRHTLRVLEQHFQAKLK, encoded by the coding sequence ATGTTACTACACACCGCCCACCTAGATTATTTTTTAGATACAAAGACGCTAGATATTTTACAGCTTAGTGAGGATTTAGCCCGTGTGGGGCTAGAGGTGGAGAGTATTTGCAGGTTTAACTGGCCACAAGTTGTGGTTGCAAAGGTGCTGACAAAAGAAAAACACCCCAACGCTGAGAAATTAAGCCTTTGTCAGGTTGATAGCGGATCGCAGGTTTTAGAAATTGTGTGCGGGGCGCATAATGTAGAGGCGGGGCAATTTGTGGCCCTAGCGCTAGAGGGGGCGTATCTGCCAGCTATTAACACACACATTAAACCTAGCATAATTCGCGGGGTAGAGAGTTTTGGCATGATCTGCTCAGCCAAAGAATTAGGTTTGCCTTCCATTTATGAGGGGATTTTAATCTTAGATGATAGTCTACATAAAAGCCCTCTAATTCCCGGTATAGCTCTTGATCAACTTGACTTTTTTCAAGGCGCGCTTTTAGACATTGCCATTACACCTAATCGTGGGGATTGTTTAAGTGTTTTAGGCCTAGCTAAAGAGATCGCAGCCCTATATTCTTTAAAACTCACCCTGCCTAAAATCCCCCCTTTGCAAAACCCGCTTTCCTTAAACCTTCCACAAGACCTGCCCCTTGTTTTAGGCTATGCCTCCTTTAAGTTAGAAAAGTCGCACCTGCCCTTAGAAATTTTACTCACTTTAGCCCTGCAAAATAACCTACAAAAAAACCCTCTCTCTAATCTTTTAGAGTACACCACCTATTTAAGTGGTGTGATTATGCACGCCTACCCCGCGCATATTTCTTTAAATATCCAAAAAGATTCTTTAGGTTTTGTACGGGTTTTTGACGCTTATAAAGAGCTCTCTAACATCGCTATTTCCTCCCCTCAAACACAAGATTTAGATTGTTTATTAGAGGCTAGTTTTTTAGACCCTAACTACATAGCCACTAGATTACACGCGCACAATCTAAAACACAACGCCCTAACCCAGCGCACCACACGCGGGAGCAATCCTGATGTGGGTTTAGCTTTTGGGATTTTACAGACTCTTTTAAAGCGCTTTAATATTCCCTTTTCTTTACATTTGCGCTTTTTAAGCCCTCCACTAAATCCTAAAACTCTAGAGATAAGCGCTGTAAAAATTGCCAAGATTTTAGGCCTAAGGCTTTCTAGTAAGAAAATCCAAAATGTCTTAGAAGCTTTGGGTTTTAAGGTGCAATCTCAAAATTCTAGTTTAATTGTACAAATCCCACTAGATCGCCATGACATCACGCTTGAGGAGGATATTGCAGAGGAAGTACTGCGCTTTATAGGCCTAGATAAAATCCCCTCTACCCCCCTGCTTCTTTTTGAAAAAGAAATTAACAACCCCCACTACACCCGTTTTCTCTTTGAGCGCCAGCTAGCCTATAAAGCCCTAGCCTTACAATTTAATGAGGTGGTGCACTATCTTTTTACCAAAAAAGAAAATTTAGAAAAGCTAGGTTATCCAACTTTGCAAGAACATTTAGACTTGCTTAATCCTATCAGTAGCGATCTTAACACCCTGCGCACCTCTTTAATCCCCGGGCTTTTAGAAGCCAGCAAACGCAATAAAAACTTGGGCTTTAAAAGTATCGCTCTTTTTGAGTTAGGCAGTGTCTACAATGCACAAAGAGAGGAGGGGCAAAGTTTGGCTTTTCTAGCATGTGGATTACAAATTACCCCCCACTACCCAAACCCTAAAGGAACACCTTGGGATTTTTATAGCTTTGCGCGTACACTCTCCCAAATCATAGGCCCTTTTGATCTCAAACCCCTTAGTACAAAAGAGTATCAAGACCACCCCTTTTTAAACACCACCTACCACCCCCACCAAAGCGCGCGTATCTTTAAAGATGGGTGCTCTTTAGGCTTTTTAGGTGCGATTCACCCAGCAATTATCCAACAAGAAGATCTGTTAGAGGGCTTTATTGCTGAGATTAATAGCGCTTTACTCGTTGCTAAAGCCTATCAAGCTGAGGCGTTTTCTAAATTGCCCACTAGTTTACGGGATTTAACAGTGATAGTGGCTAAAGATTGTATCTTTGCAGAGATTAAAGATAAACTTTTAAAAGCAAATATTGCTCACTTACAAGAAGTCTTTCCTTTAGATATTTACCCAGAAAATGCCCACGAAATAGCTCTGAGTTTGCGCCTAAAAATCCAATCTCAAGAGGCTTTAAACGATGTTGCCATAGAAGAAGTAGTTAGGCATACCCTACGCGTACTTGAACAACACTTTCAGGCCAAACTCAAATGA
- the cysK gene encoding cysteine synthase A, which translates to MVYQNALELIGNTPILKTNHLLEAGAADLFIKLEKFNPGGSVKDRAALGMIEQAEKDGRLKKGMSIIEPTSGNTGIALALMGLLKGYKVMIVMPDTMSVERRELIRAYGAELILTPGSQGTKGAIDKALEIGKQEGYFIPQQFENPANPQKHYNTTAEEILKDLPKVDAVVFGVGTGGTIAGVGRKFKEKNHTAQIIAVEPAQSPILSGGKHSPHKIQGIGVGFVPANYDKAVVDGVIAVDERDAAHTARLFGEKEGILVGISSGAAIFAGMQVARQLGKGKSVLALAPDGGEKYLSTGLYDAGSAL; encoded by the coding sequence ATGGTTTATCAAAACGCTTTAGAACTTATCGGTAATACGCCCATTTTAAAAACTAACCACCTCTTAGAAGCGGGCGCGGCTGATCTTTTTATTAAGTTAGAAAAGTTTAATCCGGGGGGTAGTGTAAAAGATCGCGCGGCTTTGGGAATGATTGAGCAAGCAGAAAAAGATGGGCGGCTTAAAAAGGGAATGAGCATTATTGAACCTACCAGTGGTAATACAGGCATTGCTCTGGCTTTAATGGGCTTACTTAAGGGCTATAAAGTGATGATTGTGATGCCAGATACCATGAGTGTAGAACGCCGTGAGCTCATTAGGGCTTATGGCGCTGAGTTGATTTTAACACCCGGATCACAAGGCACTAAAGGGGCAATTGATAAGGCTTTAGAAATAGGAAAACAAGAGGGCTATTTTATCCCGCAGCAATTTGAAAATCCGGCTAACCCTCAAAAACACTACAACACCACCGCAGAAGAAATTTTAAAAGATTTGCCTAAAGTAGATGCGGTTGTCTTTGGTGTAGGAACAGGAGGCACTATTGCAGGGGTGGGGCGTAAATTTAAAGAGAAAAACCACACTGCCCAAATTATTGCAGTAGAACCCGCACAATCGCCTATTTTAAGTGGGGGTAAACATAGTCCTCATAAAATACAGGGGATTGGTGTGGGATTTGTACCGGCTAATTATGATAAAGCGGTAGTAGACGGAGTGATTGCTGTAGATGAGCGCGATGCAGCACATACAGCTAGACTTTTTGGAGAAAAAGAGGGGATTTTAGTAGGAATCTCCTCAGGGGCGGCTATCTTTGCAGGGATGCAAGTAGCGCGCCAACTTGGCAAGGGTAAATCTGTACTTGCCCTAGCACCTGATGGAGGAGAGAAGTACCTTTCAACTGGACTTTATGATGCTGGATCTGCGCTATAG
- a CDS encoding tRNA ligase subunit PheS family protein translates to MQVFHLSHIDLDGYGCQFVSRCFFSEIKFYNANYGREVGARLHEIITDTKKAIKMIAIGHTFRRDHDTTHTPMFSQVEGLVVDKGVHFGHLKHILEEFLQAGLEASKVYTWSFLLTERSASKITWETLKAQYPLKEGSNKEKLELLVAMINSIDIWKEGEFGFDLGKVCMRMIASTHDCYALLWN, encoded by the coding sequence ATGCAGGTTTTTCATTTATCCCACATTGATTTAGATGGTTATGGTTGCCAGTTTGTTAGCCGTTGTTTTTTCAGTGAAATCAAGTTTTATAATGCTAATTATGGGCGCGAGGTAGGGGCTAGATTGCATGAGATCATCACCGATACTAAAAAGGCTATCAAAATGATTGCCATTGGGCATACTTTCAGGCGCGATCACGACACCACCCACACGCCTATGTTTTCTCAAGTAGAGGGGCTAGTGGTGGATAAAGGGGTGCATTTTGGGCATCTTAAGCATATTTTAGAGGAGTTTTTACAGGCCGGTTTAGAAGCTTCTAAGGTTTATACATGGTCCTTTTTACTCACGGAGCGCAGCGCTTCTAAGATCACTTGGGAAACTCTAAAGGCGCAATATCCACTCAAAGAGGGGAGCAATAAAGAAAAATTAGAGCTATTAGTGGCGATGATTAATTCTATTGATATTTGGAAAGAAGGAGAATTTGGCTTTGATTTGGGTAAGGTGTGCATGCGCATGATTGCTAGCACCCATGATTGCTATGCTCTCCTGTGGAATTAA
- a CDS encoding aldo/keto reductase: MEFVTLNNGVKIPILGFGVFQIPDDACEKAVLEAIECGYRLIDTAQMYQNEGGVGSAIKKTSVPREELFITTKVWFNNAGEKKAKASIECSLRRMQLDYLDLVLIHQPFNDYYGTYRALEDLYKEGKLKCIGVSNFYPDRLADLVSFTQVVPAINQIEINPFHQQIKAQETMQKYKVQPQAWGPFAEGRNNIFNNSTLQEIANKHNKSIAQVILRWLVQREIVVLFKTDKKVRMVENSQIFDFSLPSEDMQTIAQIDQQQSAFFDHRDPGALEFLKTLPTI, encoded by the coding sequence GTGGAGTTTGTAACTTTAAATAATGGAGTGAAAATCCCTATTTTAGGTTTTGGGGTGTTTCAAATCCCAGATGATGCCTGTGAAAAGGCGGTTTTAGAAGCCATTGAATGCGGGTATCGCTTAATTGACACCGCACAGATGTATCAAAACGAGGGTGGGGTTGGCTCTGCGATTAAAAAAACCAGTGTGCCCCGTGAAGAGCTTTTTATCACGACTAAAGTTTGGTTTAACAATGCTGGGGAGAAAAAAGCTAAAGCATCTATAGAGTGCTCTTTAAGAAGAATGCAATTAGATTATTTGGATTTAGTGTTGATTCACCAACCCTTTAACGACTATTATGGGACTTACCGCGCTTTAGAAGATCTTTATAAAGAGGGCAAACTTAAATGCATTGGGGTGAGTAATTTTTACCCCGATCGCCTTGCAGATTTAGTTAGTTTCACCCAAGTAGTCCCTGCCATTAATCAAATTGAGATCAACCCCTTCCACCAGCAAATTAAGGCCCAAGAAACCATGCAAAAATATAAAGTCCAGCCACAGGCTTGGGGACCTTTTGCAGAAGGCCGCAACAACATTTTTAACAACTCTACTTTACAAGAGATCGCAAACAAGCATAATAAAAGCATCGCTCAGGTGATCTTGCGCTGGCTAGTGCAAAGAGAAATTGTGGTTTTATTTAAAACAGATAAAAAAGTGCGCATGGTGGAAAATAGCCAGATTTTTGATTTCAGCCTCCCCTCTGAGGATATGCAGACCATCGCGCAGATCGATCAGCAACAAAGCGCCTTTTTTGATCACCGCGATCCGGGTGCGCTAGAGTTTTTAAAAACGCTACCCACCATTTAA
- a CDS encoding sigma-54-dependent transcriptional regulator translates to MKIAIVEDDINMRKSLELFFSDQEDLEVVAFKGPKEALKALDESFELIITDINMPQMDGLEFLRHLEGRYEAIVITGNATLNKAIESIRLGVKDFFQKPFKPELLLESIYRSKRVLEFHKNKPKQKPSKEFFIASSQALEAVQKQALKAAVTDASVFLQGPSGVGKEVFARFIHTHSKRAKEPFMAINMAAIPEHLLESELFGYEKGAFTDATATKPGLFEMAHKGSVFLDEISEMPLKLQSKLLRVIQEKELMRLGSNKTIKVDLRFIAATNTNIQEKIAAKEFREDLFFRLQTIPLNIPPLKERKEEILPLAEWKLKEVLQVYNLGQKHFSKSAQECLLNYTWHGNIRELLSVVERAAILSEGESISEKDLFLERS, encoded by the coding sequence ATGAAAATTGCCATCGTAGAGGATGATATTAACATGCGCAAGAGTTTAGAGCTCTTTTTTAGCGATCAAGAGGATTTGGAGGTGGTGGCTTTTAAAGGACCTAAGGAGGCGCTGAAGGCTTTAGATGAGAGTTTTGAGCTCATCATTACAGATATTAACATGCCCCAAATGGACGGATTAGAATTTTTGCGCCATTTAGAGGGGCGTTATGAGGCCATTGTGATTACAGGCAATGCTACCCTTAATAAAGCCATTGAGTCTATCCGTTTGGGGGTGAAAGATTTTTTCCAAAAGCCTTTTAAACCAGAACTACTCTTAGAATCTATTTATCGCAGTAAAAGAGTACTAGAGTTTCATAAAAATAAACCCAAACAAAAGCCTTCTAAAGAATTTTTCATCGCTTCCTCTCAAGCCCTAGAGGCCGTGCAAAAACAGGCTTTAAAAGCAGCAGTTACAGATGCCAGCGTGTTTTTACAAGGCCCTAGCGGGGTGGGTAAGGAAGTTTTTGCCCGCTTTATCCACACCCATTCTAAACGCGCTAAAGAGCCTTTTATGGCTATTAATATGGCTGCTATCCCTGAACACCTCTTAGAATCCGAGCTTTTTGGCTATGAAAAGGGGGCATTTACAGATGCCACAGCGACAAAGCCCGGTTTATTTGAAATGGCACATAAGGGGAGTGTGTTTTTAGATGAAATTAGCGAAATGCCTTTAAAACTACAGAGCAAACTTTTACGGGTGATTCAAGAAAAAGAGCTGATGCGGCTTGGGAGTAATAAAACTATTAAGGTTGATTTGCGCTTTATTGCAGCCACGAATACCAATATCCAAGAAAAGATCGCGGCTAAAGAATTTCGCGAGGATTTATTTTTCCGCTTACAAACCATTCCGCTAAATATCCCCCCACTTAAAGAGCGCAAAGAGGAGATTTTACCCCTAGCCGAGTGGAAACTTAAAGAAGTATTACAGGTTTATAATTTAGGGCAAAAACATTTTTCTAAAAGCGCGCAAGAGTGTTTGCTTAATTACACTTGGCATGGCAATATCCGCGAGTTGCTCTCAGTAGTAGAGAGGGCAGCTATTTTAAGCGAGGGGGAGAGTATTAGTGAGAAAGATTTATTTTTGGAACGGAGTTAA
- the epsC gene encoding serine O-acetyltransferase EpsC, whose protein sequence is MLDLRYSLERALQQDPAARNKWEVLLLYPGVHALLAHRLAHALHKRRFYFLARALSQLARFLTGIEIHPGAQIGRGLFIDHGMGVVIGETTQIGNDVTIYHGVTLGGTGKHKGKRHPTLGNRVVVGAGAKVLGAVVIGDDVKIGANAVVLFDLPRGSTAVGMKAKLIDKTNAGDEE, encoded by the coding sequence ATGCTGGATCTGCGCTATAGTTTAGAGCGCGCTTTACAACAAGACCCAGCCGCTCGGAATAAGTGGGAGGTTTTATTGCTTTATCCGGGCGTGCATGCGCTTTTAGCCCATCGCCTAGCCCATGCCCTTCATAAACGCCGATTTTACTTTTTAGCCCGTGCACTTTCTCAGTTAGCGCGCTTTTTAACCGGGATAGAGATCCACCCGGGAGCACAAATTGGGCGCGGACTTTTTATTGATCATGGCATGGGTGTGGTGATTGGCGAAACCACACAAATTGGCAATGATGTTACGATTTATCATGGCGTAACTTTGGGAGGTACAGGTAAACATAAGGGTAAACGCCACCCAACTTTAGGTAATCGTGTGGTGGTGGGGGCAGGGGCTAAGGTTTTGGGGGCAGTGGTGATTGGAGATGATGTTAAGATTGGGGCTAATGCAGTGGTGCTCTTTGATTTACCGCGTGGATCAACAGCAGTTGGCATGAAGGCTAAATTAATAGATAAAACAAATGCAGGAGATGAGGAGTGA
- a CDS encoding 4-hydroxy-3-methylbut-2-enyl diphosphate reductase, with the protein MQVKMAKNYGFCFGVKRAIEIAQKNKNSVTLGSLIHNPKEIKRLEQNFNVKVQENVSAIESNSHVIIRTHGIPKNDLTLLKEKGAHIIDATCPYVIKPQQIVEKMSAKGYQIVIFGDANHPEVKGVISYAHTPPLVINSLEQLYTQKLSKRVALVSQTTKQTPQLLEIASFLIVRCAEVRIFNTICNATFENQEAVRELSQEVDIMVVVGGKTSSNTKQLFNIAKEFCTDSYLVEDFKDLDPTWFMGKKLCGISAGASTPDWIIEGVREKILGF; encoded by the coding sequence ATGCAAGTTAAAATGGCTAAAAATTATGGTTTTTGTTTTGGAGTTAAGCGGGCTATTGAGATTGCCCAAAAGAATAAAAATAGTGTAACTCTAGGGTCTTTGATTCATAATCCTAAAGAAATTAAGAGGCTTGAGCAAAATTTTAATGTCAAGGTACAAGAAAATGTGAGCGCCATTGAATCTAATAGCCATGTGATTATCCGCACCCATGGCATTCCTAAAAACGATTTGACTTTGCTTAAAGAAAAGGGCGCGCATATTATTGATGCCACATGCCCTTATGTGATCAAACCCCAGCAAATTGTAGAAAAAATGAGTGCTAAAGGCTATCAGATTGTAATCTTTGGCGATGCTAACCACCCTGAGGTTAAGGGGGTGATTAGTTATGCACACACCCCGCCCTTAGTGATCAATTCTTTAGAGCAACTTTACACCCAAAAACTTTCTAAAAGAGTAGCGCTTGTTTCTCAAACCACCAAACAGACCCCCCAACTCTTAGAAATTGCCTCTTTTTTAATTGTCCGTTGTGCTGAAGTGCGCATTTTTAACACGATCTGTAATGCCACCTTTGAAAACCAAGAAGCCGTAAGAGAGTTAAGTCAGGAGGTAGATATTATGGTCGTAGTAGGGGGTAAGACCTCTTCAAACACCAAACAGCTCTTTAACATCGCTAAAGAATTTTGTACAGATAGCTACTTAGTAGAGGACTTTAAAGATTTAGATCCCACTTGGTTTATGGGCAAAAAGCTCTGTGGCATTAGTGCAGGGGCTTCTACTCCTGATTGGATCATTGAGGGGGTAAGAGAAAAGATTTTGGGGTTTTAG
- a CDS encoding tRNA ligase subunit PheS family protein, with protein sequence MLSCGINDLRSFFETDLRFLKAF encoded by the coding sequence ATGCTCTCCTGTGGAATTAATGATTTGCGTAGTTTCTTTGAAACGGATTTGCGCTTTTTAAAGGCTTTTTGA
- the aroA gene encoding 3-phosphoshikimate 1-carboxyvinyltransferase: protein MILHISPAKSFDLELKELSTDKSLSHRVLLCALFTNKPCFVQDLLMGQDCLSTLSIVRALGLRVQKEAPNILKLTPPKQFLRFNEPKKVLHCHNSGTTMRLLSGLLSSSTTQQNHYILIGDVSLSERPMGRVVVPLKQMGAQIRGRAHNTLAPLSIVSTPLQGINYVSPLASAQLKSALLLATLQAKSASTLSEPSLSRNHTELMLQTLGANLKMNKQTIFLEPLDKPLESFSWHIPNDPSSAFYFALAVMLVPQSAVLLKRVLLNPTRIEAFKVLEKMGAQISYTPTEYMGAEEVGDIYVKHASLKAINLESNIAFLIDELPALAVAMAVAKGVSVVKNAQELRVKESDRITTILANLKKMGIECQAFKDGFSIQGGTLKSPQEPLESFNDHRIALSFAIALLACGGEIKNTECMAISFPKFEEILNQITPIKAVHAS from the coding sequence ATGATCTTGCATATTAGCCCGGCTAAAAGTTTTGATCTAGAGTTAAAAGAGCTAAGCACGGATAAATCTTTGAGTCATCGCGTACTTTTATGCGCCCTTTTTACTAATAAACCCTGTTTTGTACAGGACCTACTCATGGGGCAGGATTGTTTGAGTACATTAAGCATTGTGAGGGCCTTAGGGCTTAGAGTGCAAAAAGAAGCGCCTAATATACTTAAACTCACTCCCCCTAAACAATTCTTGCGCTTTAACGAGCCTAAAAAGGTGCTTCATTGCCATAATTCGGGTACAACTATGCGCCTTTTAAGCGGTCTATTAAGTAGCAGTACAACCCAGCAAAACCACTATATTTTAATAGGCGATGTTTCTTTGAGTGAGCGGCCTATGGGGCGTGTGGTTGTGCCTTTAAAACAAATGGGCGCACAGATAAGAGGTAGGGCACATAATACCTTAGCCCCTCTAAGCATTGTAAGTACACCTCTACAAGGGATTAACTATGTCAGCCCGCTTGCTTCTGCCCAGCTTAAAAGCGCTCTTTTGTTGGCCACTTTACAGGCTAAAAGTGCTAGCACCTTAAGCGAGCCATCTTTGAGCCGCAACCACACCGAATTAATGCTACAAACTTTAGGGGCTAATCTTAAAATGAATAAACAGACAATCTTTTTAGAGCCCTTAGATAAACCCTTAGAATCTTTTTCTTGGCACATTCCAAACGATCCTTCTAGTGCCTTTTATTTTGCCCTAGCGGTGATGCTTGTGCCTCAAAGTGCAGTGCTTTTAAAACGGGTACTTTTAAACCCCACGCGTATAGAGGCCTTCAAGGTCTTAGAAAAAATGGGCGCACAGATAAGCTACACCCCCACAGAATACATGGGCGCAGAAGAAGTAGGAGATATTTATGTTAAACATGCCAGCCTTAAAGCTATTAACTTAGAGAGTAATATTGCCTTTTTAATTGATGAATTGCCCGCTTTGGCGGTGGCCATGGCGGTGGCTAAGGGGGTGAGTGTGGTTAAGAATGCGCAGGAGCTACGCGTTAAAGAGAGCGATCGCATCACAACTATCCTAGCCAATCTAAAAAAAATGGGAATAGAATGCCAAGCTTTTAAAGATGGCTTTAGTATTCAAGGGGGGACTTTAAAAAGCCCTCAAGAACCCCTAGAGAGTTTTAACGATCATCGAATCGCTTTGAGTTTTGCAATAGCGCTTTTAGCCTGTGGAGGAGAGATTAAAAATACAGAGTGCATGGCTATTTCTTTCCCTAAGTTTGAAGAGATTTTAAACCAAATCACTCCCATTAAGGCAGTACATGCAAGTTAA